The genome window CATCAACAAGTAAATTCGTCATTATTGAAAGAATCAACAAAGCCCTTGATTTTGTGAGCGTTCTTTCTGATATAGAATTTGCATCTCTGCAAAGTCAAGGAAAAACGGACTATATATATTCTATTCGTATAGATTGGATATTAGCTTAGGATGGCTGATTACCTCATTGGAGAGAATTAAATATTTGTTGGGTTGTCTTTTGTAAAATAACAGTTAAATGTAGAAATGCAAAACATGTTAATTTTAACAACAAAGGATTTTAGCTAAAGATATCAAAACATTTTGCCAGAAAACACTATATATCAATACATCTTATTCTACTAATTGTAAAAGGGATTTAAATTTTCTCTTCTAGGTAATATTAAGATATTCATCTGTGGAATTTGTCCACCATTCAAAATTGTCAGAGATAATAATCTCATTTTTCTTTAAGTGGTGTGTTGTTTTCATTGCAATTGTTCGGAAGTTTAAACAGTATTTATTTGCTAATAATCTTATCTCTTCTGTATCATCATAAGTCAACATAAATTTACCTTTTATTTTTGATATCGAATAAAACAGTTTTTCGTGGTCGATATCAAAATATGTATAAAGGCGCTTGCCGGCCTTTGTATAAGGAGGGTCTATAAAAAAGTAAGCTTCCTCAACGTTGCACTTCTCTTCAATTACCTTAAATGCATCGGTCTGCAAAAAACTGATTTTGTTTTTTACGAAATTTATTGCTCTAATTCGCTCGGCAAGAGTTTTGGGATACCATCTCGAAGCTATGCCCTTTCCATTCTCACCGTGCTTTAACATTCCTGAGCCTTTAGCGATAATGCCACCGTGAAATACTCTGTTTTTGAGAATAGTACAAAAAGCCAAATCATTAGTTCCCTTATGAGGGTTGCTTAGCTCTTCATTTACATTTTTGTGTGATAGCTCAAACATTAAAATTTTGTTGGCAAGCCATTCGTTGTTTCCATTGATTATTACTTCCCAAACAGCAGCAATTTCTTCATCTAATTCAACCATTGTAATGTGTTCAGCAAGATTCTCAAATGCCGCAGTTAAACTAACTATACCGCCACCAGCAAATGGTTCAATAAGCTCTTTGATTTTTTTTTCTTGGCGCAACCATTCTCTGACCGTCGGTATTAACCAGGTTTTTCCGCCGGGATAACGAAACGGGCTTCTTTGTGGCACTGAAGCAACATTGACTACTTTTGCATGTTTGCTATGAACTATATTTTTTCCAAATATTGCTAGCTGTTCAGCCATTTTAACTGCTAATTATATCTGTTAAGCTTGGGGTATCAGGAGAGTTACCTTCTAATCTTTCGTCCAGTCGATCCTGAAGCAGATTAACAAAATCTTCAATATTACCGGGTTCAGGAGTAGTTACCTTAAATAAGGCAGCTTCAAATTCAGTATAAACAATTTCAACTAATGTTAAATTGTATTGGCTGGTGGTTTTATCTAGAACCAAGTCATATAAAAACCATGCTATCTCTGCTTTCTCTCGACTAACAGTTGGAAGTTTTGGTAAGGTGTCAAAAAATGATTTCTGAAGTGCAACGGTCTGTTTCTTTTTCCAGGTTTGAAAAATCCCACCTTTGTATAGCATCTGAGGAATTAGCCGCTTTCTTGAAGAAGACAAGTAGTCGGGCTTTGGTGAATTATAGCCAGTTCCCCAATTGAAGCTACTTGTCGGCTTATTGATGTAGGCGTCAAAGGGATTACGTAGATTACCGGAGATGTAAACACCTTGAACTTCAAGCGATGCAAAGTCTGAAAGATGTCCCTTATCGTTGTATGAAACTAAAACGAAGTCAATATTGCCGGCAGATTGTCCGTTTTTGTCTAGTAGTCTAATTTCTGAAAGTGAAGTCCATTTAGTTTTCTCGTCAAAAGCAAATTTAGCAGCATTTTCAATTATCAGCCATTCCTCTCTGAATCTTGTTGGGCAAGTAATCACCGGGGTATCGTTGTAAAAAACACTACAAACACCTAAAGGGTCATTTGCTTTATCTTTGGTGCAATTAGGAACCTTGTTGTTAAATGGGCACAACTTTTGGCTGCGGTAACGTTTTGCTTTTGCCGATTGATTAATGATTGGGAAACCAAAAACCTCTGCTAAAGGATTGTTATTCTTTTTGTTTGTCACCATATCACAAATTTACAAAATCTTTCTTTGGACTGAAAGGTTTTTGTCCATCTTTTTATACTTGTAGATAGCTTTTTCAGTTTGCGTTCACATAATTTGGCTTACTGTAAGGGGGAGGGTATCGCACAACCAAAAATGCGCTGAAAAAAATAAGAAAAATAAACGGCTTTCCCCACTTTAATACATCTAAGACAAAATCAGAGTTTCAAAGCTATAAATATTCGCAATTTTAAAGATTTAGGAGTTCTTTAAACACCTAAGTGATTTATCGTGGATTATCAAAATACATCCCTTTTTAAAATATGCAACAAAAAACCTCCTAATAGGTCGGGATTTCGTTGTCTCCGTCCCGACAAGTTGGGAAACTTGTATCCCGACGAGTCGGGATCACAGCCGAATGCTTTAAAAACAAAAAATCCCGAACTAGTCGGGGTTACATTTGCTCCGTCCCGACAAGTCGGGAAACTTGCATCCCGACAAGTCGGGATAACAGCCGAACGCTGATTTTCACAGGATAATTTCTCCTGAAATAACCCTTTCCATTATAATTTTAGATTTCCAAGATTTGAGCTTCAATTCGACCTTATGAGCTGAAGTTCTATCCGAGAATTCTTTGGTGTAAACAATCTTCCAGGGACGGTATCTTGAAGTAAAGCCCTTCTCAAGGGTGTTATGAAATTCCAGCCTCCTGTCGGGGTTTTCAGAAATCCCGATGTAATACTTGCCAGAGGATTCGGATTGAAGAATGTAAACGAAACATTTCATGAGTGCAATTAAAATAAAAAAGCCCCGGTTTACACTGAGGCTTTGATTGCTCCGTCCCGACAAGTCGGGCAACTTGCACTCCGTCCCGAATGCTTTCGGGATCGGAGTAACAGCCGAATGCCTAAAAACAAAAAAAGCCCCAGTAATACTGTGGCTCTGATTGCTCCGTCCCGACAAGTCGGGAAACTTGCATCCCGACAAGTCGGGATAACAGCCGAATTCATTAAAACAAAAAACCCCGAACAAGTCGGGGTTTTTTTGGCTCCGCGAGCAAGACTCGAACTTGCAACCCTTCGGTTAACAGCCGAATGCTCCACCATTGAGCTATCGCGGAATTTCAAACTTTTTTCCTGCATCTCTTCGGTTAACATCCCGACGAGTCGGGATCCACCATTGAACTATCGCGGAATTTAAATTCCTGATCGGAATTTGTCGAATTAGAACAACAATATTACTGATTTTTTGGCTGTCAGTCAAGATTGCGGAGGAGAAAATTTTCAGGATAAGTTTTTTCTTGCGGGATCCGGATAAAAATATTAACTTTGAAATAAAAAGTACTTTGTTTTTGAAATGAAAGAAACCCAAGATTACCTCCGCGATTTAGCTGAAATCCGTTCTATGATGGAGCGGTCTTCAAAGTTTTTATCACTTTCGGGCTGGGCGGGCATTATGGCCGGTCTTTATGCTCTGGCCGGGGCGCATATTGCCTTCTGGTACCTGAATTTCAAACCGGCTGAGGTTTTTTACACTACTGATCCGGCTGCTCTCAGGAATGTCATTATTCTTGGAATCGCCGTTCTTGTGCTGGCAATAACCAATGCGGTTTTTGTTTCAAAGCAGAAAGCCAGGAAGAAGGGAGAGAGCGCCTGGAACCCGGTTTCCCGGAAAATGCTGGCTGATATGGCAGTGCCTTTGGTCACGGGAGGTTTGCTCCTTCTGATATTCATCAGTCAGGGAATGCTCGGGCTGCTTATTCCTGTAACGCTTATTTTTTACGGTCTCGCATTGCACAGCGGAGGAAGATATACCTTTACCGAGATAGGATATATGGGGCTGGTGCAGATTCTGCTTGGAGTGTTAAGCATTCTTTTTATTGAGTACAGTATTTTTATCTGGGCAGCGGGTTTTGGAGGGGTGCACATTCTGTATGGCGTATATATGTTTACCAGGTACGGAAAATGAAAGCAGTGATTGATGGGCTGCATAAGGCATTTGAAAGCCGCGTGCGGCTGGGTATTATGTCGGCGCTTTCGGTAAACGATTCGCTCGATTTTAACGCGCTGAAAGAGTATCTTGATGTTACAGACGGCAATCTGGCAAGTCATATCAAAGCGCTTGAGAAGGAAAAGTTTATTGGCGTAAGAAAATCATTTATTGATAAACGCCCTAACACACAGTATCATATAACAGATGAAGGACGGGTTGCATTTTCCCTGCATCTTGCCGCACTCGAAAAACTGATTCTTTCACAAAAGAACTGATATTTTTTTACCCTTTCACTTTGAATTTCAAAGTGAAAAAACTATAAAAGATGTAATTAACAAACAGTATACATTAAAGAGGATATACTAACATGAACGGCCGGAAAACCGTGTATTTATACTATACAGCAATTGCCACTCCGCTTCTCCTGTGGATGATACTTAATCCGCCGGCTGAAGCACTCTCTAACGGTGATATAGTGGGATGGATGACCATATGGATGGCAGGGAGCATTATTGCTGCTGCTGTATTCACGTTTCTCACCAACAGAGGAAAACCAAATGAATATCTGCTGGCTGCAGGTATTGCCCTCACCGGCTCCTTATTTATAACCGTTTCGAATGGAGCAGTGGGAATTATGGGCTCGGAAGACAATCCGGAGAACCTTATATATTCCGCGATGCTCATTGGTGCGCTCGTCACCTTAGGGATCTGCCGTTTTGAAGCAAAGAAACTTTCAAGAGCGATGTATCTGCTTGCCGCGGGATTTGCATTTCTTGCCATAATTGCACTGGCGGGAATGTTAGTGGACGAAAGTCAGGCAGAATTCAGCCGGCTTGCTGTATATATGGCCATTCACACAGTGTTTGTGTTTACTTTTGCTCTGCCCGGATATTTATTCAATCTGTCAGAAAAGAAAATCCTGACTAATCCTTAACACTATTCTTTTGAGATCATGAATATGAATCTTCAGCGTATGGTAAAACAGCTATCCGCTTTAATTAAGACAAAAGACCGGTAAAAAAGGACTACGGTCAGTATCAGCTTTATAAAAAAGAAGGAAATTACTCCTATGGAAAAAGAAGAAAAATCAGTTGTAGAAACAATAACAAATTTTATAAGAGGGTCGGTTTCACTCAAACTGATCTCGGTATTTATTCTCATGCTTATGCTCATGATTCCCATGCAGTTCGTCCACTCACTCATTTCTGAACGGCAGGGGCTGCGGCAGTCAGCAGTAAAAGAAGTGAGCGACAAATGGTCGGGAAGTCAGGATATATATGGTCCGATCCTCACACTCCCGTACAACAGGAGTTATACTGAAGATGGCAAGGTAAAAGTCCTCAGGGAAGAGATGCACATCCTGCCTTCCATGCTGCGGGTAAAGGGAAACATCACACCTGAAACACTCCGCCGTGGTATTTATGAAGTAGTAGTGTACAATTCAACGATTGCAGTTTCCGGCAGTTTTGAAGGAGCAGGGCGATATGCAGAAGAACAGGGCGGTGACAAAATCCTTTGGAACGAAGCATTTATAACAGTGCATATATCAGACCTGCGCGGAATTAAAGAGCGGGTTACAATGATGCTGAATGATAATAAATTTCAGGCAGACCCCGGGACTCAGATACCCGGACTGGTTGCCTCTGGTATTACTGTTAAAAATATTTTTACGGGTGTGCAGAACCTGAATGAACTTTCCTTTTCATTCGACCTTGTGCTGCAGGGGAGCAGTCATCTTGGCTTCGCGCCTCTTGGTAAAGAGACTCATGTTGAGCTCAGTTCCTCCTGGGGTGATCCAAGTTTCTCTGGTGCATTCCTGCCGGATGACAGAGAAATTCGCGATAACGGATTCACCGCCTCGTATAAGATACTTGAACTTAACAGAAACTATCCGCAGTACTGGATAGGTGAGGCCAACAGCCCCGGTGTGCAGAAAAGTATATTCGGTGTTGAATTGCTTCTGCCGGTTGATGATTATCTTATGACCACACGCTCAGCTAAATATGCATTGCTGGCCATTGTGCTTACGTTTCTGACATTCTTCCTGACAGAAATTTTCAGCAGCAAAAGAGTGCATCCGTTTCAGTATCTAATCATAGGCCTTGCCTTGGTGCTTTACTATACCCTGCTGATTTCGATTTCAGAGCATACGAACTTTACCACAGCATATAGTATAGCGAGTATTGCGATAATCGGGATGATTGGTCTGTATGCCAAGGCAATATTAAAGAATCCCAAACAGACGGGAATACTTGTTCTGGTGCTGGCGCTTACATACACCTTCGTATATATTACTTTGCAGCTTCAGGACTATGCTTTGCTCATCGGAAGCATCGGTCTGACTGCCATACTCGGGTTTACGATGTACATCACCAGGAATGTGAATTGGTATAATCTGGGAGCGGGAAAAAATACTGTATCTGAAAAATAACTGCTGACAGCTAAGCAGTAATTCAAATCCGCCATAACCCGGTGAGTATGTTTTCTAAAGAACAGCTTGCCGGGTTTTTTTATTCAGCCAAAGGAAGAGTTTCCCGCAGATTACGCAGAATTTAGCAGATAAAGAAAATAGGGGCAAATAACAAAGTTTCCCGCAGATCAAACAGATTTTCGCAGAATACTTCGATAGTGCTTATTTTGAGGAATGAATTTGTTCTTTGTTTTGTTTTCAGATGTATAAGTAAGAAAATCTTGTATTAAAGGAATTAGTATCATGAAAAAAGTTTATGGATATGCAGCCCCTTCTCCAACAGAGGATCTTGGTCCTTATCATTTTGAACGGAGAGATCCGCGCCCTGATGATGTGGTGATTGAGATACTCTACTGCGGAGTGTGTCATTCAGATCTGCACACTGCCAGGAATGACTGGGGCGGGACACGCTATCCCGTTGTTCCCGGGCATGAAATCGTGGGAAAAGTAACGGAGACCGGAAGCGCGGTAACCCGATTCAAAACTGGTGACTTCGTGGGTGTCGGCTGTATGGTGGACTCCTGCGGAAAATGTTCTTCCTGTTCTCACGGGGAGGAGCAGTACTGCGAAAAAGGGGCAACCTATACCTATAACAGTATTGACCCAAAAGATATGCTGAAAACCTTTGGCGGCTATTCCGATATGATAACCGTTACTGAAAAATTCGTTCTCAAGATGCCGGAAGGGCTTGATCTTAAGGGTGCTGCTCCGCTTCTTTGCGCGGGCATTACCACCTGGTCACCGCTGAAGCACTGGAAGATAGGGAAGGGGAGTAAAGTTGCTGTGGCAGGGCTTGGCGGACTTGGACACATGGCTCTTAAATTAGCAAAAGCACTTGGAGCAGAAGTTACCCTTTTTACAAGAAGTAAAGGGAAGGAAGAAGATGCATTCCGGCTGGGAGCGGATAAAGTTATATACTCCACGGATGAGAAACAAATGACATCAGTAAAACTCGCTTATGATCTTATCATAGATACCATTCCAAATCATCATGATCTGAACCCATATATACCAACACTGAATGTTAATGGCAGCCTGGTGCTTGTCGGCTTTCTCGGCAAACTGGAAATGCTTAACACCGGACCGTTAGTTTCCCGCCGCAGGGCAGTTGTTGGTTCCCTCATCGGGGGAATACCTGAAACACAGGAGATGCTTGATTTCTGCGGAAAGCACGGTATTACATCCGACATTGAAGTAATCAGGATGCAGGATATTAATCAGGCATACGAGCGGATGATTAAGAGCGATGTTAAATACCGCTTTGTGATTGATATGGCTTCAGTTAAGGAAGAAAGTAAGGCTTAGGAATCTGATAAGTTATGGAGACGGATTGGCATCTGTCTCCATGCTGAATACTTGCTGGCTGATTTTTTTTCTCAGGGAATCAATACTCTTTTACCCAAACAGGGCAGAAGGATTTTTCATGTTACTGATTATTTATGATTCCTTCTTTGACCGGCTGAAGCGCCGCTATCGCAGATTCGAAATCATAATTGCCGAGATGGCTTTTTACTTCAGAGAAGGCACCGGAATATATATGAGCGCCGGGGAGTGACTCAAGTTCAGTGAATCTTTTGGCGGCACTGATATCGGCATACTGAAGCAGGCTCATAACTTCATCAAGCTTTTCCCGGAACTGCTCTTTATCAAGCTGCCCATCGCCCGGTTTATGGTGATCTTTCTTTGAAGAAAACCAGTTTTCCAGTTCATTGATGATGGGTGCTAAAGTTTGCTCAAGATCATGCAGAGCAGCAGAAAATTCTTCATTGTTAGTTTCTTTCAGAACCATTTCAAGAGAAGCGGCTTTTTCACGAAGTGTTTCCATACCAAGATTTGCCGCTACTCCTTTCAGCGTATGGGCAAGCCGGACAGCAAGTTCAGTTTCTCCGCTTTGATACGCCAGTTCAATTCTTCCGCAGAGATCTTTATTACCCTCATGGAATTTTTCAAGAAGTGTTATCAGTAATGCATGATTGCCTCTCAGTCTCCGGAGCGAGTCATGCATATCAATAAATGAAAAAGCGGGAATTGCATCTGTGTTAATTTCAGGAGCTGCTTTTGGAATTTCAGGGATATAGCTTTCCCTAGTAATGCTTTCGGGGGAAATCCACTTGCGGAGCGTTTTAAAGACCTCATCAGGATTAACCGGTTTTGTAATAAAGCCGTTCATTCCAATAGCAAGACAGCGCTCC of Ignavibacteriales bacterium contains these proteins:
- a CDS encoding DNA adenine methylase, with amino-acid sequence MAEQLAIFGKNIVHSKHAKVVNVASVPQRSPFRYPGGKTWLIPTVREWLRQEKKIKELIEPFAGGGIVSLTAAFENLAEHITMVELDEEIAAVWEVIINGNNEWLANKILMFELSHKNVNEELSNPHKGTNDLAFCTILKNRVFHGGIIAKGSGMLKHGENGKGIASRWYPKTLAERIRAINFVKNKISFLQTDAFKVIEEKCNVEEAYFFIDPPYTKAGKRLYTYFDIDHEKLFYSISKIKGKFMLTYDDTEEIRLLANKYCLNFRTIAMKTTHHLKKNEIIISDNFEWWTNSTDEYLNIT
- a CDS encoding NAD(P)-dependent alcohol dehydrogenase, producing MKKVYGYAAPSPTEDLGPYHFERRDPRPDDVVIEILYCGVCHSDLHTARNDWGGTRYPVVPGHEIVGKVTETGSAVTRFKTGDFVGVGCMVDSCGKCSSCSHGEEQYCEKGATYTYNSIDPKDMLKTFGGYSDMITVTEKFVLKMPEGLDLKGAAPLLCAGITTWSPLKHWKIGKGSKVAVAGLGGLGHMALKLAKALGAEVTLFTRSKGKEEDAFRLGADKVIYSTDEKQMTSVKLAYDLIIDTIPNHHDLNPYIPTLNVNGSLVLVGFLGKLEMLNTGPLVSRRRAVVGSLIGGIPETQEMLDFCGKHGITSDIEVIRMQDINQAYERMIKSDVKYRFVIDMASVKEESKA
- the creD gene encoding cell envelope integrity protein CreD, translating into MEKEEKSVVETITNFIRGSVSLKLISVFILMLMLMIPMQFVHSLISERQGLRQSAVKEVSDKWSGSQDIYGPILTLPYNRSYTEDGKVKVLREEMHILPSMLRVKGNITPETLRRGIYEVVVYNSTIAVSGSFEGAGRYAEEQGGDKILWNEAFITVHISDLRGIKERVTMMLNDNKFQADPGTQIPGLVASGITVKNIFTGVQNLNELSFSFDLVLQGSSHLGFAPLGKETHVELSSSWGDPSFSGAFLPDDREIRDNGFTASYKILELNRNYPQYWIGEANSPGVQKSIFGVELLLPVDDYLMTTRSAKYALLAIVLTFLTFFLTEIFSSKRVHPFQYLIIGLALVLYYTLLISISEHTNFTTAYSIASIAIIGMIGLYAKAILKNPKQTGILVLVLALTYTFVYITLQLQDYALLIGSIGLTAILGFTMYITRNVNWYNLGAGKNTVSEK
- a CDS encoding transcriptional regulator, with product MKAVIDGLHKAFESRVRLGIMSALSVNDSLDFNALKEYLDVTDGNLASHIKALEKEKFIGVRKSFIDKRPNTQYHITDEGRVAFSLHLAALEKLILSQKN
- a CDS encoding GIY-YIG nuclease family protein: MKCFVYILQSESSGKYYIGISENPDRRLEFHNTLEKGFTSRYRPWKIVYTKEFSDRTSAHKVELKLKSWKSKIIMERVISGEIIL